The following proteins come from a genomic window of Acinonyx jubatus isolate Ajub_Pintada_27869175 chromosome C1, VMU_Ajub_asm_v1.0, whole genome shotgun sequence:
- the SRSF10 gene encoding serine/arginine-rich splicing factor 10 isoform X7: protein MSRYLRPPNTSLFVRNVADDTRSEDLRREFGRYGPIVDVYVPLDFYTRRPRGFAYVQFEDVRDAEDALHNLDRKWICGRQIEIQFAQGDRKTPNQMKAKEGRNVYSSSRYDDYDRYRRSRSRSYERRRSRSRSFDYNYRRSYSPRKPNCSWNTQYSSAYYTSRKI, encoded by the exons ATGTCCCGCTACCTGCGCCCCCCCAACACGTCTCTGTTCGTAAGGAACGTGGCCGACGATACCAG GTCCGAAGATTTACGACGAGAATTTGGTCGTTATGGTCCTATAGTTGATGTGTATGTTCCACTTGATTTCTACACGCGTCGTCCAAGAGGATTTGCTTATGTTCA ATTTGAGGACGTACGTGATGCCGAAGACGCTTTACATAATTTGGACAGAAAATGGATTTGTGGACGCCAAATTGAAATACAGTTTGCACAGGGGGATCGGAAGA CTCCAAATCAAATGAAAGCCAAGGAAGGGAGGAATGTGTACAGTTCTTCACGCTATGATGATTATGACAGATACAGACGTTCTAGAAGCCGAAGTTATGAAAGAAGAAGATCAAGAAGCCGGTCCTTTGATTACAACTATAGAAGATCTTATAGTCCTAGAAA ACCAAACTGCAGCTGGAATACCCAGTACAGTTCTGCTTACTACACTTCAAGAAAGATCTGA
- the SRSF10 gene encoding serine/arginine-rich splicing factor 10 isoform X6: MSRYLRPPNTSLFVRNVADDTRSEDLRREFGRYGPIVDVYVPLDFYTRRPRGFAYVQFEDVRDAEDALHNLDRKWICGRQIEIQFAQGDRKTPNQMKAKEGRNVYSSSRYDDYDRYRRSRSRSYERRRSRSRSFDYNYRRSYSPRNRPAGRPRRSRSHSDNDRPNCSWNTQYSSAYYTSRKI; this comes from the exons ATGTCCCGCTACCTGCGCCCCCCCAACACGTCTCTGTTCGTAAGGAACGTGGCCGACGATACCAG GTCCGAAGATTTACGACGAGAATTTGGTCGTTATGGTCCTATAGTTGATGTGTATGTTCCACTTGATTTCTACACGCGTCGTCCAAGAGGATTTGCTTATGTTCA ATTTGAGGACGTACGTGATGCCGAAGACGCTTTACATAATTTGGACAGAAAATGGATTTGTGGACGCCAAATTGAAATACAGTTTGCACAGGGGGATCGGAAGA CTCCAAATCAAATGAAAGCCAAGGAAGGGAGGAATGTGTACAGTTCTTCACGCTATGATGATTATGACAGATACAGACGTTCTAGAAGCCGAAGTTATGAAAGAAGAAGATCAAGAAGCCGGTCCTTTGATTACAACTATAGAAGATCTTATAGTCCTAGAAA TAGACCGGCTGGAAGACCACGGCGTAGCAGAAGCCATTCCGACAATGATAG ACCAAACTGCAGCTGGAATACCCAGTACAGTTCTGCTTACTACACTTCAAGAAAGATCTGA
- the SRSF10 gene encoding serine/arginine-rich splicing factor 10 isoform X4, which translates to MSRYLRPPNTSLFVRNVADDTRSEDLRREFGRYGPIVDVYVPLDFYTRRPRGFAYVQFEDVRDAEDALHNLDRKWICGRQIEIQFAQGDRKTPNQMKAKEGRNVYSSSRYDDYDRYRRSRSRSYERRRSRSRSFDYNYRRSYSPRNSRPAGRPRRSRSHSDNDRFKHRNRSFSRSKSNSRSRSKSQPKKEMKAKSRSRPNCSWNTQYSSAYYTSRKI; encoded by the exons ATGTCCCGCTACCTGCGCCCCCCCAACACGTCTCTGTTCGTAAGGAACGTGGCCGACGATACCAG GTCCGAAGATTTACGACGAGAATTTGGTCGTTATGGTCCTATAGTTGATGTGTATGTTCCACTTGATTTCTACACGCGTCGTCCAAGAGGATTTGCTTATGTTCA ATTTGAGGACGTACGTGATGCCGAAGACGCTTTACATAATTTGGACAGAAAATGGATTTGTGGACGCCAAATTGAAATACAGTTTGCACAGGGGGATCGGAAGA CTCCAAATCAAATGAAAGCCAAGGAAGGGAGGAATGTGTACAGTTCTTCACGCTATGATGATTATGACAGATACAGACGTTCTAGAAGCCGAAGTTATGAAAGAAGAAGATCAAGAAGCCGGTCCTTTGATTACAACTATAGAAGATCTTATAGTCCTAGAAA CAGTAGACCGGCTGGAAGACCACGGCGTAGCAGAAGCCATTCCGACAATGATAG ATTCAAACACCGAAATCGATCTTTTTCAAGATCTAAATCCAATTCAAGATCACGGTCCAAGTCCCAGcccaagaaagaaatgaaggctaAATCACGTTCTAG ACCAAACTGCAGCTGGAATACCCAGTACAGTTCTGCTTACTACACTTCAAGAAAGATCTGA
- the SRSF10 gene encoding serine/arginine-rich splicing factor 10 isoform X5, with product MSRYLRPPNTSLFVRNVADDTRSEDLRREFGRYGPIVDVYVPLDFYTRRPRGFAYVQFEDVRDAEDALHNLDRKWICGRQIEIQFAQGDRKTPNQMKAKEGRNVYSSSRYDDYDRYRRSRSRSYERRRSRSRSFDYNYRRSYSPRNSRPAGRPRRSRSHSDNDRPNCSWNTQYSSAYYTSRKI from the exons ATGTCCCGCTACCTGCGCCCCCCCAACACGTCTCTGTTCGTAAGGAACGTGGCCGACGATACCAG GTCCGAAGATTTACGACGAGAATTTGGTCGTTATGGTCCTATAGTTGATGTGTATGTTCCACTTGATTTCTACACGCGTCGTCCAAGAGGATTTGCTTATGTTCA ATTTGAGGACGTACGTGATGCCGAAGACGCTTTACATAATTTGGACAGAAAATGGATTTGTGGACGCCAAATTGAAATACAGTTTGCACAGGGGGATCGGAAGA CTCCAAATCAAATGAAAGCCAAGGAAGGGAGGAATGTGTACAGTTCTTCACGCTATGATGATTATGACAGATACAGACGTTCTAGAAGCCGAAGTTATGAAAGAAGAAGATCAAGAAGCCGGTCCTTTGATTACAACTATAGAAGATCTTATAGTCCTAGAAA CAGTAGACCGGCTGGAAGACCACGGCGTAGCAGAAGCCATTCCGACAATGATAG ACCAAACTGCAGCTGGAATACCCAGTACAGTTCTGCTTACTACACTTCAAGAAAGATCTGA
- the SRSF10 gene encoding serine/arginine-rich splicing factor 10 isoform X2 has protein sequence MMAKIKGVIPDDVRDAEDALHNLDRKWICGRQIEIQFAQGDRKTPNQMKAKEGRNVYSSSRYDDYDRYRRSRSRSYERRRSRSRSFDYNYRRSYSPRNSRPAGRPRRSRSHSDNDRFKHRNRSFSRSKSNSRSRSKSQPKKEMKAKSRSRSASHTKTRGTSKTDSKTHYKSGSRYEKESRKKEPPRSKSQSRSQSRSRSKSRSRSWTSPKSSGH, from the exons ATGATGGCCAAGATTAAAGGAGTCATACCTGAT GACGTACGTGATGCCGAAGACGCTTTACATAATTTGGACAGAAAATGGATTTGTGGACGCCAAATTGAAATACAGTTTGCACAGGGGGATCGGAAGA CTCCAAATCAAATGAAAGCCAAGGAAGGGAGGAATGTGTACAGTTCTTCACGCTATGATGATTATGACAGATACAGACGTTCTAGAAGCCGAAGTTATGAAAGAAGAAGATCAAGAAGCCGGTCCTTTGATTACAACTATAGAAGATCTTATAGTCCTAGAAA CAGTAGACCGGCTGGAAGACCACGGCGTAGCAGAAGCCATTCCGACAATGATAG ATTCAAACACCGAAATCGATCTTTTTCAAGATCTAAATCCAATTCAAGATCACGGTCCAAGTCCCAGcccaagaaagaaatgaaggctaAATCACGTTCTAGGTCTGCATCTCACACCAAAACTAGAGGCACCTCTAAAACAGATTCCAAAACACATTATAAGTCTGGCTCAAGATATGAAAAGGAATCAAGGAAAAAAGAACCACCTAGATCCAAATCTCAGTCAAGATCACAATCTAGGTCTAGGTCAAAATCTAGATCAAGGTCTTGGACTAGTCCTAAGTCCAGTGGCCACTGA
- the SRSF10 gene encoding serine/arginine-rich splicing factor 10 isoform X1 — MFTRYQSMQNFPSPLTFSTFEDVRDAEDALHNLDRKWICGRQIEIQFAQGDRKTPNQMKAKEGRNVYSSSRYDDYDRYRRSRSRSYERRRSRSRSFDYNYRRSYSPRNSRPAGRPRRSRSHSDNDRFKHRNRSFSRSKSNSRSRSKSQPKKEMKAKSRSRSASHTKTRGTSKTDSKTHYKSGSRYEKESRKKEPPRSKSQSRSQSRSRSKSRSRSWTSPKSSGH, encoded by the exons ATGTTCACTCGTTATCAAAGTATGCAAAACTTCCCAAGCCCCTTAACATTTAGCACATTTGAGGACGTACGTGATGCCGAAGACGCTTTACATAATTTGGACAGAAAATGGATTTGTGGACGCCAAATTGAAATACAGTTTGCACAGGGGGATCGGAAGA CTCCAAATCAAATGAAAGCCAAGGAAGGGAGGAATGTGTACAGTTCTTCACGCTATGATGATTATGACAGATACAGACGTTCTAGAAGCCGAAGTTATGAAAGAAGAAGATCAAGAAGCCGGTCCTTTGATTACAACTATAGAAGATCTTATAGTCCTAGAAA CAGTAGACCGGCTGGAAGACCACGGCGTAGCAGAAGCCATTCCGACAATGATAG ATTCAAACACCGAAATCGATCTTTTTCAAGATCTAAATCCAATTCAAGATCACGGTCCAAGTCCCAGcccaagaaagaaatgaaggctaAATCACGTTCTAGGTCTGCATCTCACACCAAAACTAGAGGCACCTCTAAAACAGATTCCAAAACACATTATAAGTCTGGCTCAAGATATGAAAAGGAATCAAGGAAAAAAGAACCACCTAGATCCAAATCTCAGTCAAGATCACAATCTAGGTCTAGGTCAAAATCTAGATCAAGGTCTTGGACTAGTCCTAAGTCCAGTGGCCACTGA
- the SRSF10 gene encoding serine/arginine-rich splicing factor 10 isoform X3: MSRYLRPPNTSLFVRNVADDTRSEDLRREFGRYGPIVDVYVPLDFYTRRPRGFAYVQFEDVRDAEDALHNLDRKWICGRQIEIQFAQGDRKTPNQMKAKEGRNVYSSSRYDDYDRYRRSRSRSYERRRSRSRSFDYNYRRSYSPRNRPAGRPRRSRSHSDNDRFKHRNRSFSRSKSNSRSRSKSQPKKEMKAKSRSRSASHTKTRGTSKTDSKTHYKSGSRYEKESRKKEPPRSKSQSRSQSRSRSKSRSRSWTSPKSSGH; encoded by the exons ATGTCCCGCTACCTGCGCCCCCCCAACACGTCTCTGTTCGTAAGGAACGTGGCCGACGATACCAG GTCCGAAGATTTACGACGAGAATTTGGTCGTTATGGTCCTATAGTTGATGTGTATGTTCCACTTGATTTCTACACGCGTCGTCCAAGAGGATTTGCTTATGTTCA ATTTGAGGACGTACGTGATGCCGAAGACGCTTTACATAATTTGGACAGAAAATGGATTTGTGGACGCCAAATTGAAATACAGTTTGCACAGGGGGATCGGAAGA CTCCAAATCAAATGAAAGCCAAGGAAGGGAGGAATGTGTACAGTTCTTCACGCTATGATGATTATGACAGATACAGACGTTCTAGAAGCCGAAGTTATGAAAGAAGAAGATCAAGAAGCCGGTCCTTTGATTACAACTATAGAAGATCTTATAGTCCTAGAAA TAGACCGGCTGGAAGACCACGGCGTAGCAGAAGCCATTCCGACAATGATAG ATTCAAACACCGAAATCGATCTTTTTCAAGATCTAAATCCAATTCAAGATCACGGTCCAAGTCCCAGcccaagaaagaaatgaaggctaAATCACGTTCTAGGTCTGCATCTCACACCAAAACTAGAGGCACCTCTAAAACAGATTCCAAAACACATTATAAGTCTGGCTCAAGATATGAAAAGGAATCAAGGAAAAAAGAACCACCTAGATCCAAATCTCAGTCAAGATCACAATCTAGGTCTAGGTCAAAATCTAGATCAAGGTCTTGGACTAGTCCTAAGTCCAGTGGCCACTGA